The following DNA comes from Cenarchaeum symbiont of Oopsacas minuta.
GTAAATCTACTGCAAAGAAAAGCAAGCGCTAATCACTTCAAATAACTCAATCACTAACTATGGTTAGTGATTGAAGACCTTTTTTCAATAATATTTTAAATTTTCTTAAAATGTTCTGTGCATTTTATACAAAAATATATCATACTCGAATTAAATTAATCAATGGAACATTTGGCTAGGTGGAGATTTTGTAGTCTTTGTTTGAGTTTTGTCTACGGTAAATTTTTTATCAGGTGGAATGACAGATGTCATGATTGATGTGTTTATCGCATAATGTGGCGTCCCATCAGGATTTGTACTTTTTGTTGCTTTGCCCACACGTCCAAGATCAACTTTGACTTTGACGATCGCCCCATCCTCTAATTTGAATACAACGACCTCATCACCAATACGCTTGTAATCTAGCATTTTAAACTCCACTTTGTCAGTAGACATTATTGGCAATTGTATTTGACGTTATTTTAGTATGTGGTTATTTCTAATACAGGTGACTCATAAGTCGTATCTGCTCCTCTGTGGTTATCACAGACTTGCTAGTGAGTACTTCAAGTAGTTCTTTGATTAGTGCCTTTTGCTCCTCTGACATTACATTGCTAGATCCTTTATCTCCTGGTGGTCCTGGAGGACCACGTGGTCCTGCTTGTCCAATAGATCCTGGCTTTCCAATAGGACCGCGTTCTCCTGTGGCGCCTGCAGGTCCTGGAGGACCTCGTTCGCCTTGAGGACCTTGTATTCCTTGAGGGCCATGTGGACCAGATTCCCCTGCAGAACCGCGCTCTCCAAGTGGTCCCTGTGGTCCAGGTGGACCTTTATCTCCTTGCAGCCCTGGAACTCCAGTCAAACCTTTATCGCCAGTCTCTCCTTGTTTGCCTTGTTGACCTCTACCACCTGCAACTCCTTGTGGACCTTGTGGACCTTGCTCGCCTTGAGGACCTGGTGGACCTATAGGTCCTTTATCTCCAATCATTCCTTGAGGACCTTTCTCGCCAGACTTTCCTGGTGGACCTTGAATGCCTTTATCACCTGATGGACCTGATGGACCTGTCTCGCCTTTTGATCCAACAGTTCCACGTAGACCTGTTAATCCTTTATCGCCAGGAGAACCAATAGGACCCTTGTCTCCGATGTTACCTTCGGAACCTCGCGGACCTGATGGACCTTTGTCACCTATTGGACCAATCGGACCTTTGTCACCTTTTGGTCCCTGAGGTCCAGGTGAACCTTTGTCACCTCGATCACCTTTGTCACCAGTCAATCCTTTTGATCCAACAGAACCTTTGTCACCTGGAGATCCTCTAACACCTGCAGCTCCTCTAGGACCTGTAGGACCGGATATACCTTTGTCACCGGTTGGACCTGTTTGACCTGTAAGTCCTTTATCACCTATTGGACCCTTGTCACCGGTTGGACCGTGCGAACCACGATTACCTGGAGGTCCAGACGGACCTTGAACGCCTTTGTCTCCTGGAACGCCTCGTATACCTTGTTCTCCAATCTGTCTTGG
Coding sequences within:
- a CDS encoding Collagen triple helix repeat-containing protein; the encoded protein is MYSFMRKVAKNVKICAVSTPCVSDTNFKISGKSPFQQTGIYETFISILDKKPTEKTISDGTYTPLWRKPFHLYVTDGKFSETLGDDDDPLPESVFTNDKVYILVEDQLSSIHTVFKVNVPASTKRLKTFVTKKPKFETEPTSLDTPRQIGEQGIRGVPGDKGVQGPSGPPGNRGSHGPTGDKGPIGDKGLTGQTGPTGDKGISGPTGPRGAAGVRGSPGDKGSVGSKGLTGDKGDRGDKGSPGPQGPKGDKGPIGPIGDKGPSGPRGSEGNIGDKGPIGSPGDKGLTGLRGTVGSKGETGPSGPSGDKGIQGPPGKSGEKGPQGMIGDKGPIGPPGPQGEQGPQGPQGVAGGRGQQGKQGETGDKGLTGVPGLQGDKGPPGPQGPLGERGSAGESGPHGPQGIQGPQGERGPPGPAGATGERGPIGKPGSIGQAGPRGPPGPPGDKGSSNVMSEEQKALIKELLEVLTSKSVITTEEQIRLMSHLY